In Primulina eburnea isolate SZY01 chromosome 14, ASM2296580v1, whole genome shotgun sequence, the following proteins share a genomic window:
- the LOC140813120 gene encoding protein IRX15-LIKE-like yields MKPTAKFIVLHPSVHKSGGVGGPIVPSHRAWLAVLAVFIFTFAFIIITTREPDTISGKTAISGKPKSQLPKPVFDALLHYASTNATSSDHMSADEVKAVAAVLRGCNPPCNFLVFGLTHETLLWNSLNHNGRTVFIDESSYLVSKLEEKHPFIEAFDVQFTTKVSELYDLMEHYKQEISNECRPVQNLLFSDCKLAINDLPNHVYDVPWDVILIDGPRGYFAAAPGRMAAIYTAGVLARSKRIGAGGETHVLVHEIEREVERICSEEFLCKHHLVETKDRLGHFVVGKMEGNLNRFEFCPTSGSSSLSPN; encoded by the coding sequence ATGAAGCCCACCGCCAAATTCATCGTTCTCCACCCTTCCGTCCATAAATCTGGCGGTGTCGGTGGCCCAATTGTCCCCTCACACCGCGCTTGGCTGGCGGTTTTAGCTGTCTttattttcacttttgctttcaTTATCATCACCACAAGAGAACCAGACACCATCTCCGGAAAAACCGCCATCTCCGGTAAACCGAAGTCTCAGCTTCCTAAACCCGTATTTGACGCCCTTCTTCACTATGCTTCTACGAATGCTACCTCCTCGGACCACATGTCGGCCGACGAGGTGAAGGCCGTTGCCGCAGTCCTACGTGGCTGCAACCCTCCGTGTAACTTCCTAGTGTTCGGGCTTACACACGAGACCCTACTTTGGAACTCCCTCAACCACAACGGCCGCACGGTTTTCATCGACGAGAGCTCCTATCTAGTCTCGAAACTCGAAGAGAAACATCCGTTCATCGAAGCCTTCGACGTCCAATTCACCACGAAAGTAAGCGAACTGTACGATTTGATGGAGCATTACAAACAAGAAATCAGCAACGAATGCCGCCCGGTTCAAAACCTCTTGTTCTCGGACTGCAAATTGGCTATCAACGACCTGCCCAACCACGTGTACGATGTCCCATGGGACGTGATCCTAATCGACGGGCCTCGAGGGTATTTCGCGGCAGCACCGGGAAGAATGGCCGCCATATACACCGCCGGAGTTCTAGCGAGGAGCAAAAGGATCGGCGCCGGCGGTGAAACCCACGTGCTCGTGCATGAAATTGAGAGGGAAGTTGAGAGAATTTGCAGTGAGGAGTTCCTGTGCAAGCATCATTTGGTGGAGACCAAGGATCGGTTGGGGCATTTTGTCGTGGGAAAAATGGAGGGTAATCTGAATCGGTTCGAATTTTGTCCCACTTCTGGTTCATCGTCACTTTCTCCCAACTGA